The following proteins are encoded in a genomic region of Streptomyces lunaelactis:
- a CDS encoding extracellular solute-binding protein, translating into MRNNSYKGMIAAAAVVALTATGCTGQDKAESKPDKPALFKQGSEISYRKYGEDYPATKVKDVPGSCSYESISRKDYSGQTLKIISHAVPVIGEPTKLHARQFEEITGAKVEVVNVPFGELHQKILTPLQANQPAYDVMFYPSLWIGDMAPYLAPVPQEYLDTPGMKDVTKAYMDVATWNGQVVQYPVDGDRHYLKVRTDVLKDPKQQAAYKAATGKDLRTPKTWAEYQEVAKFFSGKDVDGDGKPNFGSAEVTKRDDLTFSAFISRAAPYVKNPDVKGGVFFDLDTMKPLINTPGFVRALDDMVKAKSTWAPGGANFGLGDEIFSFGGGQTLMSYSWDDAFIQAQQPDSRIRNKIEAAALPGSTEVYNRTTKAWDKKPNQAPYFTWGWTSAVSKASGHQKMAFDYLCFFSNEANTALDLTIGRFGVNPYRNAHFDAAFWEKQGWDKDVAKSYVQTLSGMEKSTNRVFDLRVPGVNQYMSALANGVAAALAGQKTPQQALDEAAREWAKITEQIGKDTVHDAYRNVVALEDYR; encoded by the coding sequence ATGCGCAACAACTCGTACAAGGGCATGATCGCCGCCGCGGCCGTCGTGGCCCTCACCGCCACAGGATGTACCGGCCAGGACAAGGCGGAGAGCAAGCCCGACAAGCCGGCGCTGTTCAAGCAGGGTTCGGAGATCAGCTACAGAAAGTACGGCGAGGACTACCCGGCCACGAAGGTCAAGGACGTACCGGGTTCCTGCAGTTACGAGTCGATCAGCCGTAAGGACTACTCCGGGCAGACGCTGAAGATCATCAGCCATGCCGTCCCCGTCATCGGCGAGCCGACCAAGCTGCATGCCAGGCAGTTCGAGGAGATCACCGGGGCGAAGGTGGAGGTCGTCAACGTCCCGTTCGGGGAGCTGCACCAGAAGATCCTCACGCCCCTGCAAGCGAACCAGCCGGCCTACGACGTCATGTTCTACCCCTCCTTGTGGATCGGCGACATGGCCCCGTATCTGGCCCCGGTGCCGCAGGAGTACCTGGACACCCCCGGCATGAAGGACGTCACGAAGGCTTATATGGACGTGGCCACCTGGAACGGGCAGGTCGTGCAGTACCCCGTGGACGGTGACCGGCATTACCTCAAGGTCCGCACGGACGTACTGAAGGACCCGAAGCAGCAGGCGGCATACAAGGCGGCCACTGGCAAGGACCTGCGCACGCCCAAGACGTGGGCCGAATACCAGGAGGTCGCCAAGTTCTTCAGCGGCAAGGACGTCGACGGCGACGGCAAGCCCAACTTCGGCAGTGCCGAGGTGACCAAGCGTGACGACCTGACGTTCTCCGCCTTCATCAGCCGGGCGGCACCGTACGTGAAGAACCCGGACGTCAAGGGGGGCGTCTTCTTCGACCTGGACACCATGAAGCCTCTGATCAACACCCCCGGCTTCGTACGCGCTCTCGACGACATGGTGAAGGCCAAGTCGACCTGGGCACCCGGTGGCGCCAACTTCGGTCTGGGCGACGAGATCTTCTCCTTCGGAGGCGGCCAGACGCTGATGTCCTACTCATGGGACGACGCGTTCATCCAGGCCCAGCAGCCGGACAGCAGGATACGCAACAAGATCGAAGCGGCGGCGCTGCCCGGTTCCACCGAGGTCTACAACCGCACCACAAAGGCGTGGGACAAGAAGCCGAACCAGGCTCCGTACTTCACCTGGGGGTGGACCTCGGCGGTGTCCAAGGCCTCGGGGCACCAGAAGATGGCCTTCGACTACCTGTGCTTCTTCAGCAACGAGGCCAATACCGCCCTCGACCTGACCATCGGCCGCTTCGGCGTCAATCCCTACCGCAACGCCCACTTCGATGCGGCGTTCTGGGAGAAGCAGGGCTGGGACAAGGACGTCGCGAAGTCGTACGTGCAGACGCTCTCCGGCATGGAGAAGAGCACCAACCGCGTCTTCGACCTGCGTGTCCCCGGCGTCAACCAGTACATGTCCGCGCTGGCCAACGGCGTCGCCGCAGCTCTGGCGGGGCAGAAGACGCCGCAGCAGGCGCTGGACGAGGCGGCCAGGGAATGGGCCAAGATCACCGAGCAGATCGGCAAGGACACCGTCCACGACGCCTATCGCAACGTGGTCGCGCTCGAGGACTACCGCTGA
- a CDS encoding NAD(P)-dependent alcohol dehydrogenase has protein sequence MKAVQVIEYDEPPVLVDVPDPQITGPLDVIVKVGGAGVCRTDLHILEGQWSDKSGVVLPYTIGHENAGWVQEVGQAVTNVKVGDPVILHPLVTCGLCRACRAGDDVHCMNSAFPGIDTDGGYAEYLKTTARSVVALDPSLEPASVAALADAGLTAYHAVAKAARVLRPGDRAVVIGAGGLGHIGIQVLRALSPVEMIVIDRSPDALALAKELGAEHTLVADGSESGRVLELTGGHGAEAVLDFVGEGGAVETGVACLRRNGNYYVIGYGGRLDVPTIDVISTEINFIGNLVGSYNDLSELMVLAAQGKVSLHTQRYPLASFRDALEDLSAGAVRGRAILIP, from the coding sequence ATGAAAGCCGTGCAGGTCATCGAGTACGACGAGCCGCCAGTGCTCGTGGATGTGCCGGACCCGCAGATCACCGGTCCGCTGGATGTGATCGTGAAGGTCGGGGGTGCGGGGGTCTGCCGCACCGATCTGCACATTCTCGAAGGACAGTGGAGCGACAAGAGCGGGGTTGTCCTGCCCTACACCATCGGTCATGAGAATGCCGGCTGGGTGCAGGAGGTGGGACAGGCCGTCACCAACGTCAAGGTCGGCGACCCGGTCATCCTGCACCCGCTCGTGACCTGCGGTCTGTGCCGTGCCTGCCGGGCCGGCGACGACGTGCACTGTATGAACTCGGCCTTCCCGGGCATCGACACCGACGGGGGCTATGCGGAGTACCTGAAGACCACCGCCCGCTCAGTGGTGGCACTCGACCCGTCCCTTGAGCCGGCCTCGGTTGCGGCCCTGGCCGATGCCGGGCTCACGGCGTACCACGCTGTCGCCAAGGCGGCCCGGGTCCTGCGACCGGGCGATCGGGCCGTGGTGATCGGCGCCGGAGGTCTCGGGCACATCGGCATCCAAGTGCTCCGGGCCCTGTCGCCGGTCGAGATGATCGTGATCGACCGAAGCCCGGACGCTCTTGCCCTCGCCAAGGAACTGGGCGCCGAACACACGCTGGTCGCGGACGGGAGTGAGAGCGGACGCGTCCTGGAACTCACCGGCGGGCACGGGGCCGAGGCGGTTCTGGACTTCGTGGGCGAGGGCGGTGCCGTCGAGACCGGCGTGGCCTGCCTGCGCCGCAACGGCAACTACTACGTCATCGGCTACGGCGGCCGTCTCGACGTTCCGACGATCGACGTCATCTCCACCGAGATCAACTTCATCGGCAACCTCGTGGGGTCCTACAACGACCTCTCCGAGCTGATGGTCCTGGCCGCCCAGGGCAAGGTCAGCCTGCACACCCAGCGGTACCCCCTGGCGTCCTTCCGTGACGCCCTCGAAGACTTGTCCGCCGGTGCCGTCCGCGGCCGAGCGATCTTGATCCCGTGA
- a CDS encoding sigma-54-dependent Fis family transcriptional regulator has protein sequence MPRHQPGSSLTAARELYQEITKDPSARPLVVASWQRSIEYQVKSSCIDAPYLENPNLDSPLAKAALPILNALHEQLADDPVSTMVTDRNGVVLSRMVSHQALTTRLNRVQLAPGHVFAERYVGTNGIGTALASGRPVMIAGSQHYVEALRDFYCAAVPILHPTRRTLLGAFNLTTARQGSAGMLMALARSVAGQIESEIAAISSRRERALFQDYMDACSSVRPGPVLAINRDVVMMNEQLRSAVTGTDHYALLDHAREIADDLRFEGTRSIALPSGRIAELRVSRSRREDSDAGTIFRVRVIGRPQSGPVASAGSTRSGLGLVGSSPRWLSAVAETEAAFVAGSWLHLVGEAGAGKGTLIEALHRAKGAGRRLERVEAPLSESTHATEQWLRNVRELLAEPSNVVVLRDVHLLAAHLRQQLRSLLTHLDTTATGQLIMTSQPSMVTTDDVLDRLCVASVEVPPLRHRYGDIEHLVRFFLLKYRPSGESSCSPDALTMLQRCPWPENVRQLESVIRGLARRQSVRILRVEDLPPECRVSSHKVLTTIEALERDAILRGLMDRSSNVQRTAQDLGISRATMYRKMRRYGIVPSSLT, from the coding sequence ATGCCCCGACATCAACCTGGCAGCTCTCTGACAGCAGCCAGAGAGCTTTACCAGGAGATCACCAAGGATCCGAGCGCCCGCCCGCTCGTGGTCGCCTCCTGGCAGCGCTCGATCGAGTACCAGGTGAAGTCGAGCTGCATCGACGCTCCCTACCTCGAGAACCCCAATCTGGACAGCCCGCTCGCCAAAGCGGCGCTACCCATCCTGAACGCGCTGCACGAGCAACTGGCCGATGACCCGGTGTCCACGATGGTCACCGACCGCAACGGCGTGGTGCTGTCCCGCATGGTCTCCCACCAGGCTCTGACGACGCGGCTGAACCGAGTGCAGCTGGCCCCGGGCCACGTGTTCGCCGAGCGCTACGTGGGCACCAACGGCATCGGGACCGCACTGGCCAGCGGCCGCCCGGTCATGATCGCCGGAAGTCAGCACTACGTCGAGGCGCTGCGGGACTTCTACTGCGCGGCCGTGCCGATCCTGCATCCCACCCGGCGCACCCTGCTGGGAGCCTTCAACCTGACCACGGCCCGTCAGGGCTCAGCCGGCATGCTCATGGCCCTGGCCCGCTCTGTCGCGGGCCAGATCGAAAGTGAGATCGCCGCGATCAGCTCGCGACGGGAACGGGCCCTGTTCCAGGACTACATGGACGCGTGCTCCTCGGTGCGTCCCGGACCTGTTCTGGCCATCAATCGCGATGTCGTCATGATGAACGAGCAGCTGAGATCGGCCGTTACAGGGACGGATCACTACGCACTGCTCGACCACGCACGTGAGATCGCCGACGACCTCCGGTTCGAAGGTACCCGGAGCATCGCACTCCCCTCCGGACGCATCGCCGAGCTCCGGGTGAGCCGTAGCCGGCGCGAGGACAGCGACGCGGGCACCATCTTCCGAGTCCGGGTCATCGGGCGTCCCCAGTCCGGACCGGTCGCTTCCGCTGGATCCACACGATCGGGCCTGGGCCTGGTGGGCTCCTCCCCGCGATGGCTGAGCGCGGTCGCCGAAACCGAAGCGGCGTTCGTCGCCGGGTCCTGGCTTCATCTCGTGGGAGAAGCCGGGGCCGGGAAGGGGACGCTGATCGAAGCCCTCCACCGAGCAAAAGGTGCCGGGCGCCGGCTCGAGAGGGTGGAAGCGCCGCTGTCGGAGTCGACGCACGCCACCGAGCAATGGCTGCGCAACGTCCGCGAGCTGCTGGCCGAGCCGTCGAACGTGGTCGTCCTGCGCGATGTCCACCTACTTGCCGCCCACTTGCGCCAGCAGCTGCGAAGCCTCCTGACACACCTGGACACGACCGCCACCGGACAACTGATCATGACCAGCCAACCGTCCATGGTCACGACCGACGACGTGCTCGACCGTCTGTGCGTCGCCTCGGTAGAGGTGCCTCCCCTCCGTCATCGCTATGGAGACATCGAGCACCTGGTCCGGTTCTTCCTGCTCAAATACAGGCCGAGCGGAGAGAGCAGCTGCTCCCCGGATGCGCTGACGATGCTGCAGCGCTGCCCCTGGCCGGAGAATGTCCGGCAGCTCGAGTCGGTGATCCGTGGCCTGGCGCGGCGGCAGTCCGTCCGGATCCTGCGGGTGGAGGATCTCCCGCCGGAATGCCGGGTGTCCTCGCACAAAGTCCTGACCACCATCGAAGCGCTGGAACGGGACGCTATTCTCCGCGGGCTGATGGACCGCAGCTCCAACGTCCAGCGCACCGCACAAGATCTCGGCATCTCCCGCGCCACCATGTACCGCAAGATGCGCCGTTACGGGATCGTCCCTTCGAGCCTCACCTAG
- a CDS encoding DUF6236 family protein yields MYESKTRPQLNELRTALRAQGIESSAGTLVQKVNLNAAAGTLLGSVAAAGGQLAVASAAVAVTLVPYIAGKVEARRQQVGDSPVAYLLAADRELSGRTLLGALQRRTGGR; encoded by the coding sequence TTGTACGAGAGCAAGACAAGACCGCAGCTCAACGAACTGCGCACAGCGTTGCGAGCACAGGGCATCGAGTCGTCAGCGGGAACATTGGTACAGAAGGTCAATCTCAACGCCGCTGCCGGGACTCTTCTGGGCAGTGTCGCCGCAGCAGGCGGACAACTCGCTGTGGCCAGCGCCGCAGTTGCCGTGACGCTCGTGCCATACATTGCCGGCAAGGTTGAGGCTCGACGCCAACAGGTGGGGGATTCGCCCGTGGCCTACCTGCTGGCCGCCGATCGCGAACTCTCCGGGCGGACACTGCTCGGCGCACTGCAGCGCCGCACCGGCGGACGGTAG
- a CDS encoding GNAT family N-acetyltransferase has product MTTAQAVTLRTVSQLAPVRDDLIAVYSDVRAELLHLPNYAVAAFAERLDRHGSDHGWAAVLAYADNGEPVGYAYSNVVHSENRWWKRIAPAPAAQYTEQPTVALKELGVCVPWRKTGTSVRLHEALLAHHVAEPYVSLMVNPAAGEGKVQRLYESWGYRSIGTSQPTPDSPVLTAMVRRLPPGE; this is encoded by the coding sequence ATGACGACAGCACAGGCCGTCACCCTGCGCACCGTCAGCCAGCTCGCTCCAGTCCGTGATGACCTGATCGCCGTCTACAGCGATGTCCGCGCCGAGCTGCTGCACCTGCCGAACTATGCGGTCGCCGCGTTCGCTGAGCGTCTGGACCGGCACGGCAGTGACCACGGCTGGGCGGCAGTCCTCGCATACGCGGACAACGGCGAGCCGGTCGGCTACGCGTACAGCAACGTCGTCCACTCGGAAAACCGCTGGTGGAAGCGGATAGCGCCCGCCCCGGCAGCCCAGTACACCGAGCAGCCGACCGTGGCGTTGAAGGAACTCGGCGTGTGTGTGCCGTGGCGGAAGACTGGCACGTCCGTCCGCCTGCACGAGGCCCTGCTTGCGCATCACGTCGCCGAACCGTACGTGTCGCTGATGGTGAATCCGGCCGCAGGCGAGGGGAAGGTGCAAAGGCTCTACGAGTCGTGGGGGTACCGGAGCATCGGCACCAGCCAGCCCACCCCGGACTCCCCGGTGCTGACAGCGATGGTCCGCCGCCTGCCCCCGGGCGAATAG
- a CDS encoding response regulator: protein MSIRVLIADDQPIVRTGLTMLLDAQPDIEVVGAAADGREAVRLALQLRPDVGLFDIRMPLMDGIEATRRLAGPDVTDPLPIVVITTFDLDEYVHGALKAGARGFLLKDAGPALLTQAIHAAADGDALIAPSVTVRLLAAFAHAQTPPPRQPIEPLTAREEEVLVPVAQGRTNNEIANELHITPSTVKAHLASLMRKLGARNRVEVAMWAHETGRI from the coding sequence ATGAGCATCAGGGTCCTCATCGCCGACGACCAGCCCATCGTGCGCACCGGGCTGACGATGCTGCTCGACGCCCAACCCGACATCGAAGTGGTCGGCGCGGCCGCCGACGGGCGCGAGGCAGTCCGCCTGGCGCTCCAGCTGCGCCCCGACGTCGGCCTGTTCGACATCCGAATGCCGCTGATGGACGGCATCGAAGCCACCCGACGCCTCGCCGGCCCCGACGTCACCGATCCCCTGCCGATCGTGGTCATCACCACCTTCGATCTCGACGAGTATGTCCACGGGGCGCTCAAAGCCGGCGCCCGCGGGTTCCTGCTCAAGGACGCCGGACCCGCCCTGCTGACCCAGGCCATCCACGCCGCCGCCGACGGAGACGCACTGATCGCACCCAGCGTGACTGTCCGACTGCTCGCAGCGTTCGCCCACGCACAGACCCCACCACCAAGGCAGCCGATAGAACCGCTCACCGCCCGCGAGGAGGAAGTCCTCGTGCCTGTAGCCCAAGGCCGCACCAACAATGAGATCGCCAACGAGCTCCATATCACCCCAAGCACCGTCAAAGCCCACCTCGCCAGCCTCATGCGAAAGCTCGGCGCCCGAAACCGCGTCGAGGTCGCCATGTGGGCCCACGAGACCGGCCGCATCTGA
- a CDS encoding sensor histidine kinase, which produces MATNALRSLWAEPRPTNAPDRRPRDWALVAVLICWSLLEVVLRQDLAPRPLLLLAVLAVLGPLLWRRTHPLVAVAVSFGTLTTVDIVRILTGSQGALLNSISAALILAYALFRWGSGREAASGLGVILLWLAITNVADTTSLADSVAAYGFFLLAAALGAAIRYHTKILIRDIDQAKAREREQLARELHDTVAHHVSGIAIQAQAGRAIAASHPERAIEALAIIEDAATRTLTELRAIVGVLRATQDTEFAPQPGVAEVEQLATDGQTRPCVEVTLFGEFDDLSPAVGAAIYRLAQESITNARRHARHATQVTVAVTGDADQVRLTIDDDGSAAGGRAPAGYGLVGMRERASLLGGTFHAGPAAERGWRVEAVLPRTGTPR; this is translated from the coding sequence ATGGCCACCAACGCACTCCGCTCGCTGTGGGCCGAACCTCGACCCACGAATGCCCCGGACCGGAGGCCGCGGGACTGGGCCTTGGTCGCAGTACTGATCTGCTGGTCCCTGCTGGAAGTGGTGCTTCGCCAGGACCTGGCGCCACGCCCGCTGCTGCTACTCGCGGTGCTCGCGGTCCTCGGCCCCCTGCTGTGGCGACGCACGCACCCGCTCGTCGCGGTTGCGGTCTCCTTCGGCACGTTGACGACCGTCGACATCGTCAGAATCCTCACCGGGTCGCAAGGCGCCCTGCTGAACAGCATCTCCGCGGCGCTGATCCTGGCCTACGCCCTGTTCCGGTGGGGCTCCGGTCGGGAAGCCGCAAGCGGCCTCGGCGTCATCCTGCTCTGGCTGGCCATCACCAACGTCGCCGACACCACCAGCCTGGCGGATTCGGTCGCAGCATACGGGTTCTTCCTGCTCGCCGCCGCGCTCGGCGCCGCGATCCGCTATCACACGAAGATCCTCATCCGCGACATCGACCAAGCCAAGGCCCGCGAACGCGAACAGCTCGCTCGTGAACTCCACGACACCGTCGCCCACCACGTCTCGGGCATCGCCATCCAGGCCCAAGCAGGACGTGCCATCGCGGCCTCCCACCCCGAGCGTGCCATCGAGGCCCTGGCCATCATCGAGGACGCAGCGACCCGCACCCTCACCGAGCTGCGCGCCATCGTCGGCGTGCTCCGCGCCACACAGGACACCGAGTTCGCGCCGCAGCCCGGCGTGGCCGAGGTCGAGCAGCTCGCCACCGATGGCCAGACGCGTCCCTGCGTCGAGGTGACGCTATTCGGCGAGTTCGACGACCTCAGCCCGGCGGTCGGGGCCGCGATCTACCGCCTAGCCCAGGAGTCCATCACCAACGCTCGACGGCACGCCCGCCACGCGACCCAGGTCACCGTCGCCGTCACAGGCGACGCCGACCAGGTACGGCTGACCATCGACGACGACGGCTCCGCCGCTGGCGGCCGCGCCCCAGCAGGCTACGGCCTGGTGGGCATGCGGGAACGCGCCTCACTGCTCGGCGGCACATTCCACGCAGGCCCCGCCGCCGAGCGGGGCTGGCGGGTAGAGGCGGTCCTGCCCCGAACCGGGACGCCACGATGA
- a CDS encoding DUF6326 family protein, whose translation MPVQAKLAAAWTSFMFLYIYVDYLALYKPGFVDDILAGIVHEFDIGPTFVAIALTLMAIPILMILLSATLPARVNRTINLVVATLYIPVSMFNAVGESWTYFYFYGLSIGLEVLLLAFILRSAWTWPRRIASPATLAASLDSEPLRRPQQA comes from the coding sequence ATGCCCGTGCAGGCCAAGCTCGCAGCAGCATGGACCAGCTTCATGTTCCTCTACATCTACGTCGACTACCTCGCCCTGTACAAGCCCGGCTTCGTCGACGACATCCTGGCCGGCATCGTCCACGAGTTCGACATCGGTCCAACCTTTGTCGCCATTGCGCTCACGCTCATGGCCATCCCGATCCTCATGATCCTGCTCTCCGCGACACTGCCCGCCCGTGTCAACCGCACCATCAACCTCGTCGTAGCAACGCTCTACATCCCCGTCTCGATGTTCAACGCGGTAGGGGAGTCTTGGACCTACTTCTACTTCTACGGCCTCTCCATCGGACTCGAGGTGCTGCTCCTGGCCTTCATCCTGCGCTCCGCCTGGACCTGGCCACGCCGCATCGCATCACCGGCGACCCTGGCAGCCAGCCTCGACAGCGAGCCACTCCGCAGGCCGCAGCAGGCGTGA